A stretch of DNA from Variovorax paradoxus:
GAGAAGGCCCGCGAGACCGCCGTGGTCTGCGGCGCCCATCGCCTCGACTTCGCGACGCTCACCGACCGCGTGGCGCGCCTGGGCGCCGTGCTGCAGCAGCTCGGCATGGCGCGCGGCGACCGCGTCGGCATGATGAGCCTCAACTCGCACCGCTTCGTCGAGTTCTTCTTCGGCACCTGGTGGGGCGGCGGCGTCATCAACCCGGTGAACATCCGCTGGAACCCGAAGGAGGTCGCCTACTCGCTGGACGACTGCGACACGCGCATCCTGCTGGTCGACGACCTGTTCGCGCCCATGGCCGGCGAGCTGCGCAAGCTCTCGACCTCGCTGCGCACCGTCGTGTATTGCGGCGACGGCCCCGTGCCCGAAGGCATGGTCGGCTACGAGGCGCTGCTGGCCGATGCACAGCCCATCGACGACGCACCGCACAGCGCCGACGAGCTGGCCGCCATCATGTACACCGGTGGCACCACCGGCCGGCCCAAGGGCGTGATGCTCACGCACGGCAGCCTCTACATCAACGCACTGAGCTCGGTGGCGGCGGTGCCGCGCGAGACGCGCAACGCGGCCGTGGTCATCGCCGTGCCCATGTTCCATGTGGCCGGCTGCGGGCTGTCGCTGCAGAGCATCCTGCGGCTGGTGCCGCAGCACGTGGTGCCGATGTTCGACGAGGTGGCGATCCTGCAGGCCATCCAGGCCGCGCGCGCCACCGAGATGTTCCTGGTGCCCACCATGATCAAGCGCGTGATCGAGCACCCGCGCTTTGCGGAGTTCGACCTGTCGAGCCTGCAGATGCTGCTGTACGGCGCCGCGCCCATCGACGTGGCGCTGCTCGAGCAGGCCATGGCTGCGCTGCCGCGCACCAGCTTCTCGCAGGCCTACGGCATGACCGAGCTGTCGCCCACCGTGGCCGTGCTGATGCCGCACTTTCACCTGCCCGGCCCCGACCGCAACCGCCTGCTGCGCGCGGCCGGCACGCCGGTGCCCGTGGCCGAGATCCGCATCGTCGACGGCGAAGACAACGAAGTGCCTCCCGGCCAGGTCGGCGAGATCGTCGCGCGCGGCCCGATGGTCATGAAGGGCTACTGGAACAAGCCCGCCGAAACCGAGGCCGCATTGCGCGGCGGCTGGATGCACACAGGCGACGGCGGCTACATGGACGAACACGGCCTGCTGTTCGTGGTCGACCGCATGAAGGACATGATCGTGAGCGGCGGCGAGAACGTGTACTCGGCCGAGGTCGAGAACGCCATTGCCCAGATGCCGCAGGTGCTGATGTCTGCCGTCATCGGCGTGCCCGACGACAAGTGGGGCGAGCGCGTGCATGCGGTGATCGTGTTGCGCGAAGGCATGTCGCTCACGGCCGACGACGTCATCGCCCATTGCCGCGACCAGATCGCCAACTACAAGTGCCCGCGCAGCGTGGAGTTCCGCGAGGCGCTGCCGCTGTCGGCCGCCGGTAAGCTGCAGAAGTTCCAGCTGCGCGAGCCCTTCTGGGCTGGTAAAGAGCGCCGCGTCGGCTGACCCCATTCCCCTCATTTCAAGACACTGAAGGACCACCCCATGCCCATCGATTTCCGCCGCTCGTGGAGTGACGAAGAACTGGAGCTGTACCGCGACAACGTGGTGCGATTCGTCGAGACCGAGATCGTTCCGCACGACGAAGAGGCGCGCAAGCGCGGCCACGTCGGCCACGAGGTGTGGCGCAAGGCCGGCGCCCTCGGCCTGCTGTGTTCCGACATTCCCGAGGCCTACGGCGGCGCCGGCGGCGACTTCCGCCACGAGGCCGTGTTCTACGAAGAGAAGGCGCGCCGCGCGCTCAGCGGCATGGCCAGTTCGGTGCACACCATCGTCGCGCACTACTTCCTCAACCACGGCACCGAGGCGCAGAAGCTGAACTACCTGCCGCGCATGGCGCGCGGCGAGCTGGTCGGTGCCATCGCCATGACCGAGCCCGGCGCCGGCTCCGACCTGCAGGGCGTGCGCACGCGCGCCGAGAAGCAGCCCGACGGCAGCTACCGCATCCGCGGCTCCAAGACCTTCATCACCAATGGCTTCCTCGCGGGCGTGGTGCTCGTCGTGGCCAAGACCGATCCGACGCAGGGCGCCAAGGGCACCTCGATCCTCATCGTCGAGACCGAAGGCTGCGAGGGCTACCGCGTGGGCCGCGTGCTCGACAAGATCGGCATGAAGGCGCAGGACACCTCCGAGCTGTTCTTCGACGACGTGCATGTGTCGGCCGACGCGTTGCTCGGCGGCCAGGAAGGGCAGGGCTTCTTCCAGCTCATGAGCGACCTGCCGTACGAGCGCACCATCATCGGCGTGAGCGCGCTGGCCACCATGGAAGGCGCCTACCAGGCCACGCTCGACTACGTGCGCGACCGCAAGGCCTTCGGCAAGCCCATCGCCGAGTTCCAGAACACCAAGTTCAAGCTGGCCGAGATCGCCACGCAGATCAAGGTCGGCCGCGCCTTCATCGACCGCTGCGTGGAAGACCTCGTGGCCGGCCGGCTCGACACCGCCACCGCCTCCATGGCCAAGCTCTGGGCCTCCGAGACGCAGGGTCGCGTGGTCGACGAATGCCTGCAGCTCTTCGGCGGCTACGGCTTCATGACCGAGTACATGGTCGCGCGCATGTACGCCGACGGGCGCGTGCAGCGCATCTACGGCGGCACCAACGAGATCATGAAAGAAGTGATCTCGCGCGCGCTTTGAATGCGATCCGCGTCATGAGCGACGTCTTGCAGATCGAGCAGCGCGATGGCGTCGCCTGGCTCACGCTGAACCGCCCCGAGCGCCTCAACGCGCTCGACCCCGTGCTGGTGCGCGCGCTGCGCGAGTACTTCGAAGGCCTGAACGCGCGCAGCCCCGAGCGCGTGGTCGTGCTGCAGGGCGCGGGCCGCGCCTTCTGTGCCGGGCTCGACCTGAAAGAGCAGGCGGGCGGTGAAGACCTCGGCGTGGCCGACATGCTCGAACAGCAGAAGGGCATCCGCGACATCATGCTGGCCATGCGGCGCTGCCCGCAGCCCATCGTGTGCGTGGTGCAGGGCGCGGCCAGCGGCGGCGGTTTTGCGCTCGCGCTGGCCTCGGACGTGCGCTTGGCCACGCCCGACGCGCGCATGAACGCCGCCTTCATCCGCATCGGCCTGTCGGCCTGCGACGTGGGCGTGAGCTACTTTTTGCCGCGCATGGTCGGCAGCTCGGTGGCGGCCGAGTACATGCTCACCGGCCGTTTCATGGACGCGCAGCGCGCGTACGCGCTGGGCCTCGTGAGCCGCGTCGACACGCTGCCCGCGCTGCAGGCCGAGGCGCAAGCGCTGGCCGACGACATGCTCCATGCCACGCCCGTGGCGCTGCGCCTGACCAAGGAGGCGCTGGGCATCGCAGTGGATGCCGGCAGCATGGAAGCGGTCGTCGCCATGGAAGACCGCAACCAGGTGCTGTGCACCCAGACCCGCGATTTCCGCGAAGGCATGACCGCCTTCCTCGAGAAGCGCGCGCCCGTCTACACGGGACGCTGAGCTTCATTCCGAATTTCAACGGACCGCACACAAGGATTTCCATGACCCTCGACGACCTGATGTTCAAGCCCGGCCTGCTGGCCGGCCGCCGCTACCTCGTGACCGGTGGCGGCAGCGGCCTGGGCCGCGTGATGAGCGAGGCGCTGCTGCTGCTCGGCGCCCACGTGTACATCTGCGGGCGCCGCGCGCCCGTGCTCGAAGAAACGGCGGCCGAGCTGATGCACCTGCACGGCGGGCGCGTGACGCCCAAGACCTGCGACATCCGCCACGACGCGCAGATCACCGAGATGCTCGATGAAATCTGGGCCGACGGCGGCGCGCTCGACGGCCTCGTCAACAACGCCGCGGGCAACTTCGTGAGCCGCACCGAAGACTTGTCGCCGCGCGCCTTCGACGCCATCTCGAGCATCGTCTTTCGCGGCAGCTTCTGCATGACGCTCGAATGCGGCAAGCGCTGGTTGGCGGAAGGCAAGGCGGCGTCGGTGCTGTCGATCCTCACCACCTGGGTGTGGAACGGCTCGCCCTTCACCGTGCCCTCGGCCATGTCGAAAGCCGGGCTGCATGCGATGACGCAGTCGCTCGCCGTCGAGTGGGCCGGCCGCGGCATCCGCTTCAACGCCATCGCGCCGGGCCTGTTCCCCACCGAGGGCATGAGCGCGCGCCTGAACCCCGGCGGCGGCGAGCACAAGGCCGAGCGCAACCCGATGGAGCGCAACGGCCGCATGCCCGAACTGGCCAACCTCGCGGCCTACCTGCTCGGCCCGGGCTCGGAGTACGTCAACGGCCAGACTATCGCCATCGACGGCGCGCAGTTCCAGGCCACGGGCGGGAACTTCTCGCGGATGTCGGCGTGGAAGGACGACGACTGGCAGCGTGCCCGCGAGAGCATCGCGGGGCGCGATGCGCAGGACAAGCGGCAGCGGCTGGCCGCTTGACTGGCTGGCTGGTCAGCGAATCACGCCGAGCTTGCGCGCAATCGCCACCGCCTCGGTACGGCGCTTCGCACCCAGCTTCATGTTGATGTTGCGCAGGTGCGTGCGCACCGTGCTCTCCGACACGAACAGCTTCTCGCCCATCGCGTTGTTCGAGTAGCCCTCGGCCAGCAGCTGCAGCACGCGGATCTCCTTGCGCGTGAGCGGCTCCTTGGTCGCATCGCCCGACGGCGCTTCGGCGTCGATCGGTGACGGTGGCGGGCCGAGCACCTGCAGCAGCCGCTGCAGGTAGTCGGCCAATATCGGGTCGCTGCGCAGCACGGGCGCCACGGCACCGGCCTCTTGCTGCATCGCTGCCGCATAGCGGTGCACCAGCGTGCCCACGGACGGTCCCTCGTCGAGGATCAACCGCACGAAGCCTTCCTGGCTCGCGGTCTGCAGCACGGCGCCGATTTCTTCGATGGCGGTGGCGAGGTCGCCTGCGCGCTGCAGCGCCAGCGCGCGCAGCACGCGCAGCTTGAGTGCGCGGCGGTTGCGGTTGGCGGCGACGGCGGCGTGCAGTTCGGCGTCGAGCACGGTGAGCGCAGCGCGCGCGTCGCCGAAGGCGATGTCCCAGCGCGC
This window harbors:
- a CDS encoding long-chain-fatty-acid--CoA ligase, yielding MFLTQPLHKGRREKARETAVVCGAHRLDFATLTDRVARLGAVLQQLGMARGDRVGMMSLNSHRFVEFFFGTWWGGGVINPVNIRWNPKEVAYSLDDCDTRILLVDDLFAPMAGELRKLSTSLRTVVYCGDGPVPEGMVGYEALLADAQPIDDAPHSADELAAIMYTGGTTGRPKGVMLTHGSLYINALSSVAAVPRETRNAAVVIAVPMFHVAGCGLSLQSILRLVPQHVVPMFDEVAILQAIQAARATEMFLVPTMIKRVIEHPRFAEFDLSSLQMLLYGAAPIDVALLEQAMAALPRTSFSQAYGMTELSPTVAVLMPHFHLPGPDRNRLLRAAGTPVPVAEIRIVDGEDNEVPPGQVGEIVARGPMVMKGYWNKPAETEAALRGGWMHTGDGGYMDEHGLLFVVDRMKDMIVSGGENVYSAEVENAIAQMPQVLMSAVIGVPDDKWGERVHAVIVLREGMSLTADDVIAHCRDQIANYKCPRSVEFREALPLSAAGKLQKFQLREPFWAGKERRVG
- a CDS encoding acyl-CoA dehydrogenase family protein: MPIDFRRSWSDEELELYRDNVVRFVETEIVPHDEEARKRGHVGHEVWRKAGALGLLCSDIPEAYGGAGGDFRHEAVFYEEKARRALSGMASSVHTIVAHYFLNHGTEAQKLNYLPRMARGELVGAIAMTEPGAGSDLQGVRTRAEKQPDGSYRIRGSKTFITNGFLAGVVLVVAKTDPTQGAKGTSILIVETEGCEGYRVGRVLDKIGMKAQDTSELFFDDVHVSADALLGGQEGQGFFQLMSDLPYERTIIGVSALATMEGAYQATLDYVRDRKAFGKPIAEFQNTKFKLAEIATQIKVGRAFIDRCVEDLVAGRLDTATASMAKLWASETQGRVVDECLQLFGGYGFMTEYMVARMYADGRVQRIYGGTNEIMKEVISRAL
- a CDS encoding enoyl-CoA hydratase/isomerase family protein; amino-acid sequence: MSDVLQIEQRDGVAWLTLNRPERLNALDPVLVRALREYFEGLNARSPERVVVLQGAGRAFCAGLDLKEQAGGEDLGVADMLEQQKGIRDIMLAMRRCPQPIVCVVQGAASGGGFALALASDVRLATPDARMNAAFIRIGLSACDVGVSYFLPRMVGSSVAAEYMLTGRFMDAQRAYALGLVSRVDTLPALQAEAQALADDMLHATPVALRLTKEALGIAVDAGSMEAVVAMEDRNQVLCTQTRDFREGMTAFLEKRAPVYTGR
- a CDS encoding SDR family oxidoreductase translates to MTLDDLMFKPGLLAGRRYLVTGGGSGLGRVMSEALLLLGAHVYICGRRAPVLEETAAELMHLHGGRVTPKTCDIRHDAQITEMLDEIWADGGALDGLVNNAAGNFVSRTEDLSPRAFDAISSIVFRGSFCMTLECGKRWLAEGKAASVLSILTTWVWNGSPFTVPSAMSKAGLHAMTQSLAVEWAGRGIRFNAIAPGLFPTEGMSARLNPGGGEHKAERNPMERNGRMPELANLAAYLLGPGSEYVNGQTIAIDGAQFQATGGNFSRMSAWKDDDWQRARESIAGRDAQDKRQRLAA